One part of the Methylobacterium mesophilicum SR1.6/6 genome encodes these proteins:
- a CDS encoding MFS transporter, translated as MMKLGWYHTLDQTERRTYWACFAGFGLDAMDTTIYALVIPALIATLGLTQAEAGYLATASLAGAAVGGWAAGILADRIGRVRILQLTILMVAGFTCLAAFMSDFWSLAVVRFLQGLGYGGEAAVGGVLISEVIRPALRGRVAASVQSSYAVGYAISVSLLPVIASLFSEEMGWRVFFAIGIVPAGLVFFIRRLVPESGIYAAARAAQRDGVVPPPFWTIFTGRHLRRTAAAAIMSTGIFGGAYVMITWLPTYLRTALGLSIKSSTGYLAMNILGSLVGPLLYGWLSDRIGRRPAFMTFLLLQSGNVAILLLAPVGLTTTIVLSFFLGAFQGALASGMLPTFAELFPTSIRASGQGFCLGGGRGFGSVVPATVGILAASLPLGTAMGACALCAYGVAFCAALLLPETAGTDLHEQGRGQTARTGHQEHPSDIVSAS; from the coding sequence ATGATGAAGCTCGGCTGGTACCACACGCTCGATCAGACCGAGCGCCGAACCTACTGGGCCTGCTTCGCGGGATTCGGCCTCGACGCGATGGACACGACGATCTACGCCCTCGTGATCCCGGCGCTGATCGCGACGCTGGGCCTGACGCAGGCCGAGGCCGGCTACCTCGCCACGGCCTCCCTCGCGGGGGCCGCGGTCGGCGGCTGGGCTGCCGGCATCCTGGCCGACCGGATCGGCCGCGTCAGGATCCTGCAGCTCACCATCCTGATGGTCGCGGGCTTCACCTGCCTGGCCGCGTTCATGAGCGACTTCTGGTCTCTCGCCGTCGTCCGCTTCCTTCAGGGCCTCGGCTACGGGGGCGAGGCCGCGGTCGGCGGCGTCCTGATCAGCGAGGTGATCCGGCCCGCGCTTCGCGGGCGTGTCGCCGCCTCCGTCCAGAGCAGCTACGCGGTCGGGTACGCGATCTCGGTCAGCCTGCTGCCGGTCATCGCGTCCCTGTTCTCCGAGGAGATGGGCTGGCGCGTCTTCTTCGCGATCGGCATCGTCCCGGCCGGGCTCGTCTTCTTCATCCGCCGGCTCGTCCCGGAATCCGGCATCTACGCCGCGGCGCGGGCCGCGCAGCGCGACGGCGTCGTGCCGCCGCCGTTCTGGACGATCTTCACCGGCCGGCACCTGCGCCGCACGGCCGCCGCCGCGATCATGTCGACCGGCATCTTCGGCGGCGCCTACGTGATGATCACGTGGCTGCCGACCTACCTGCGCACGGCGCTCGGCCTCTCGATCAAGTCGAGCACCGGTTACCTCGCGATGAACATCCTCGGCTCCCTCGTCGGCCCGCTCCTCTACGGCTGGCTGTCGGACCGGATCGGGCGGCGGCCCGCCTTCATGACGTTCCTGCTGCTGCAGTCCGGCAACGTCGCGATCCTGCTGCTCGCACCGGTCGGCCTCACCACGACCATCGTCCTGAGCTTCTTCCTCGGCGCATTCCAGGGGGCCCTGGCCTCGGGCATGCTGCCGACCTTCGCGGAGCTGTTCCCGACCTCGATCCGGGCGAGCGGCCAGGGCTTCTGCCTGGGCGGCGGTCGCGGCTTCGGCTCGGTCGTGCCCGCCACGGTGGGCATCCTGGCCGCGAGCCTGCCGCTGGGGACGGCGATGGGAGCCTGTGCCCTCTGCGCCTACGGGGTCGCCTTCTGCGCGGCTCTGCTCCTGCCCGAGACCGCCGGCACGGACCTGCACGAGCAGGGCCGCGGTCAGACAGCGAGGACCGGTCATCAGGAGCACCCGTCAGACATCGTCTCGGCCTCGTAG
- a CDS encoding TAXI family TRAP transporter solute-binding subunit yields the protein MPRLATCAALFGLAVLAIGPTAGAREAAAPEGEAQTEVALGERMNASTVTVVTGTPGGTYFRVGADLAFVLDDGDRLRILPILGKGAGENAYDIRFLRGVDLGFVRTDTLEQLRQDKRLKNIERHIQYIAKLFDDELHVIAPNAIKTVADLAGKRVSFDVKGSGTDYSGRAIFRELGVSVEAINVDQPTALEMLRKGEIEAVVSVAAKPVAFIAGFDPGDRFHFVKTPYPDTINQAYVPASLSHADYPKLVTGEAVETVAVGTILGVYNSPKGSARYDKLVRFVDAFFGQFDKFLAPQRHPKWREVNLAASVNGWTRFRPAQDWLDRHRDQEVAGQPELERFFRSQPDRPAGKEEIYQAYLKWRQAR from the coding sequence ATGCCGAGACTCGCAACATGCGCAGCCCTCTTCGGGCTTGCCGTCCTTGCCATCGGTCCCACCGCAGGTGCCCGGGAGGCCGCGGCGCCCGAGGGCGAGGCCCAGACGGAGGTGGCGCTCGGTGAGCGCATGAATGCCAGCACCGTCACGGTGGTGACGGGTACGCCCGGTGGGACCTATTTCCGCGTCGGCGCCGATCTGGCCTTCGTGCTGGATGACGGCGACAGACTGCGCATCCTGCCGATCCTCGGCAAGGGCGCGGGCGAGAACGCCTACGACATCCGCTTCCTCAGGGGTGTCGATCTGGGCTTCGTCCGCACCGACACACTGGAGCAGCTGCGCCAAGACAAGCGTCTGAAGAACATCGAGCGGCACATTCAGTATATCGCCAAGCTCTTCGACGACGAGCTGCACGTCATCGCGCCGAACGCGATCAAGACGGTGGCCGATCTCGCCGGCAAGCGGGTCAGCTTCGACGTGAAGGGGAGCGGGACAGACTACAGCGGCCGGGCGATCTTCCGAGAACTCGGCGTCAGCGTGGAGGCGATCAACGTCGATCAGCCCACCGCCCTCGAAATGCTGCGCAAGGGCGAGATCGAGGCGGTCGTTTCGGTGGCGGCCAAACCGGTCGCCTTCATCGCGGGCTTCGATCCGGGCGATCGCTTCCACTTCGTCAAGACGCCGTATCCGGATACCATCAACCAGGCCTACGTGCCCGCCAGCCTCAGCCATGCCGACTATCCGAAGCTCGTGACCGGGGAGGCGGTCGAGACCGTCGCGGTCGGCACGATCCTGGGTGTCTACAACAGCCCCAAGGGCTCGGCGCGCTACGACAAGCTCGTCCGCTTCGTGGATGCGTTCTTCGGGCAGTTCGACAAGTTCCTGGCCCCGCAGCGGCACCCGAAGTGGCGCGAGGTCAACCTCGCCGCGTCGGTCAATGGCTGGACGCGCTTCCGGCCGGCTCAGGATTGGCTCGATCGGCATCGGGACCAAGAGGTCGCCGGTCAGCCGGAACTGGAGCGCTTCTTCCGGTCCCAGCCCGATCGACCGGCCGGGAAGGAGGAGATCTATCAGGCCTACCTGAAATGGCGGCAGGCGCGGTGA
- a CDS encoding ABC transporter substrate-binding protein, whose amino-acid sequence MADADDNGFARSLAPTGTLRAAINYGNIVLAQKGPDGEPAGISADLARELGRRLKVPVSFTTFDTAGKVVDALDGPQTWDVAFLAIDPKRAETIAFTPPYVIIEGAYMVPQDSPLHENGQVDRPGVRIAVGRNTAYDLYLARALTSAERVFAPTSQAALDLFRQERLDAVASVRQPLEIYAREHADMRVLPGRFMVIEQAVAVPKGRDAALADLSRFIEEMKASGFVASALARSGQHDAAVAPKAEVP is encoded by the coding sequence ATGGCGGACGCGGACGACAACGGATTCGCACGCAGCCTCGCGCCGACGGGGACGCTGCGCGCGGCCATCAATTACGGCAATATCGTTCTGGCCCAGAAAGGGCCTGACGGGGAGCCGGCCGGGATCTCGGCCGATCTGGCGCGCGAACTCGGCCGCCGGCTCAAGGTCCCGGTGTCGTTCACGACCTTCGATACCGCGGGCAAGGTCGTCGATGCGCTGGACGGCCCGCAGACCTGGGATGTCGCCTTTCTGGCCATCGACCCGAAGCGGGCCGAGACGATCGCCTTCACCCCGCCCTACGTGATCATCGAGGGCGCCTACATGGTCCCGCAGGATTCCCCACTCCACGAGAACGGACAAGTCGACCGGCCCGGGGTGCGGATCGCGGTCGGCCGAAACACGGCCTACGATCTGTACCTGGCGCGCGCCCTCACGTCGGCCGAGCGCGTCTTCGCGCCCACCTCGCAGGCGGCCCTGGACCTGTTCCGGCAGGAGCGGCTGGACGCGGTCGCCTCGGTCCGTCAGCCGCTGGAGATCTACGCGCGCGAACACGCGGACATGCGCGTCCTTCCCGGTCGGTTCATGGTGATCGAGCAGGCCGTGGCGGTGCCGAAAGGACGCGACGCGGCCTTGGCCGACCTCAGCCGCTTCATCGAGGAAATGAAGGCGTCGGGCTTCGTGGCCTCCGCCCTCGCCCGCAGCGGCCAGCACGACGCCGCCGTCGCGCCGAAAGCCGAGGTTCCGTAG
- a CDS encoding Ldh family oxidoreductase, producing MASPARIPADRLRDFASAVYAAAGMPEPEAYLAADTLVQADLWGHQSHGVMRLSWYTARLKARVCAPAAQPETVVDAGGLAVIDGHDGMGQVLTAHAMREAIRRAKLHGVSAVALRNSGHFGTALYFTLMAAHAGCVAFLATNASPAMAPWGGRTKTVGTNPWSWACPAGAHAPMALDIANTGVARGKVYLAKQKGQPIPDGWALDAAGRPTTDPAAAIDGIILPMAQHKGYAIALMMDMLSGVLTGSAFGPRVTGPYQTEHRSGAGQLMIAIDIAQIQPLPEFNARMDQLIAELKAVPLAQGFEEVFYPGEIEARNDARNRAEGLALPDDTLADLRRLAGEAGIPFGW from the coding sequence ATGGCCAGCCCCGCCCGCATCCCAGCCGACCGGCTCCGCGATTTCGCCAGTGCCGTCTACGCGGCCGCCGGCATGCCGGAGCCTGAGGCCTATCTCGCCGCCGACACCCTGGTTCAGGCGGACCTCTGGGGGCACCAGTCGCACGGCGTCATGCGGCTCTCGTGGTACACGGCCCGGCTGAAGGCGAGGGTCTGCGCCCCGGCGGCCCAGCCCGAGACGGTGGTCGATGCCGGCGGCCTCGCGGTGATCGACGGCCATGACGGCATGGGGCAGGTGCTCACCGCCCACGCGATGAGGGAGGCAATCCGCCGGGCGAAGCTGCACGGGGTCAGCGCCGTCGCTTTGCGGAATTCCGGGCACTTCGGCACGGCCCTGTACTTCACCCTGATGGCCGCCCACGCGGGCTGCGTGGCGTTCCTCGCGACCAATGCCAGCCCGGCCATGGCGCCGTGGGGCGGCCGGACGAAGACGGTCGGCACCAACCCGTGGTCCTGGGCCTGCCCGGCCGGCGCGCACGCGCCGATGGCGCTCGACATCGCCAACACCGGCGTCGCCCGGGGCAAGGTCTACCTCGCCAAGCAGAAGGGGCAGCCGATCCCGGACGGCTGGGCCCTAGACGCGGCGGGCAGGCCGACCACCGATCCGGCGGCGGCCATCGACGGGATCATCCTGCCGATGGCCCAGCACAAGGGCTATGCCATCGCGCTGATGATGGACATGCTCTCGGGCGTGCTGACCGGCAGCGCCTTCGGGCCGCGCGTCACCGGCCCCTACCAGACCGAGCACCGCAGCGGGGCGGGGCAGCTGATGATCGCGATCGACATCGCGCAGATCCAGCCGCTGCCTGAGTTCAACGCCCGCATGGACCAGCTGATCGCCGAGCTGAAGGCCGTGCCGCTGGCGCAGGGCTTTGAGGAGGTGTTCTATCCGGGGGAGATCGAGGCCCGCAACGACGCGCGGAACCGCGCCGAGGGGTTGGCCCTGCCCGACGACACCCTGGCCGACCTCCGCCGGCTCGCCGGAGAGGCCGGGATCCCGTTCGGCTGGTAG